One Brassica napus cultivar Da-Ae chromosome A1, Da-Ae, whole genome shotgun sequence genomic region harbors:
- the LOC106404584 gene encoding CBL-interacting serine/threonine-protein kinase 12: MAELTKETSLPKERSSPSPQALILGRYEMGKLLGHGTFAKVYLARNVKTNESVAIKVIDKEKILKGGLIAHIKREISILRRVRHPNIVQLFEVMATKAKIYFVMEYVRGGELFNKVAKGRLKEEVARKYFQQLISAVTFCHARGVFHRDIKPENLLLDENGNLKVSDFGLSAVSDQIRQDGLFHTFCGTPAYVAPEVLARKGYDAGKVDIWSCGVVLFVLMAGYLPFHDRNVMAMYKKIYKGEFRCPRWFSPELTRLCSRLLETNPEKRFTFPEIMENSWFKKGFKHVKFYVEDDKLCNVVDDDDDELETGSVESDRSSTVSESDVEFFKPARRVGGLPRPASLNAFDIISFSQGFDLSGLFDDDGEGSRFVSGAPVSKIISKLEEIAKVVSFTVRKKDCRVSLEGSRQGVKGPLTIAAEIFELTPSLVVVEVKKKGGDRTEYEEFCNKELKPKLQNLTADDEVDEPVAASAVDETASIVANSPPVCFLPSDTE, from the coding sequence ATGGCGGAGCTAACGAAAGAAACATCCCTCCCCAAGGAGAGAAGCTCCCCCTCCCCGCAAGCCCTCATCCTCGGCCGCTACGAGATGGGCAAGCTCCTCGGCCACGGGACCTTCGCCAAGGTCTACCTCGCCCGCAACGTCAAGACCAACGAGAGCGTCGCCATCAAAGTCATCGACAAGGAGAAGATCCTCAAAGGCGGCCTCATCGCCCACATCAAGCGCGAGATCTCCATCCTCCGCCGCGTCCGCCACCCCAACATCGTCCAGCTCTTCGAGGTCATGGCCACCAAAGCCAAGATCTACTTCGTCATGGAGTACGTCCGCGGCGGCGAGCTCTTCAACAAAGTCGCCAAAGGGCGGCTCAAGGAGGAGGTCGCCCGCAAGTACTTCCAGCAGCTCATCTCCGCCGTCACCTTCTGCCACGCCCGCGGCGTCTTCCACCGCGACATCAAGCCGGAGAATCTCCTCCTCGACGAGAACGGGAACCTCAAAGTCTCCGACTTTGGCCTCAGCGCTGTGTCTGATCAGATTCGCCAAGACGGGCTTTTCCACACGTTCTGTGGGACCCCTGCTTACGTGGCGCCAGAGGTTTTAGCTAGAAAAGGTTACGACGCGGGTAAAGTTGATATCTGGTCTTGTGGTGTTGTGTTGTTTGTGTTGATGGCTGGTTACCTCCCGTTTCACGACCGTAACGTGATGGCTATGTACAAGAAGATTTACAAAGGGGAGTTTAGGTGTCCGAGGTGGTTCTCTCCGGAGCTCACGAGGTTGTGTTCTCGCCTCCTCGAGACCAATCCGGAGAAACGGTTTACGTTCCCTGAGATTATGGAGAACTCTTGGTTCAAGAAAGGGTTTAAGCATGTTAAGTTCTATGTTGAAGATGATAAGCTTTGTAACGTTGTTGATGACGATGACGATGAGTTGGAGACTGGTTCCGTTGAGTCTGATCGGTCTTCCACCGTGTCTGAATCGGACGTTGAGTTTTTCAAGCCCGCGAGGAGAGTTGGCGGGTTGCCTAGGCCTGCGAGTTTGAATGCTTTTGATATTATATCGTTCTCGCAAGGGTTTGATTTGTCTGGTCTGTTTGATGATGATGGGGAAGGGTCTAGGTTTGTCTCGGGAGCTCCGGTGTCGAAGATTATATCGAAGCTGGAGGAGATTGCTAAAGTTGTGAGCTTTACCGTGAGGAAGAAGGATTGTAGGGTGAGTCTTGAAGGGTCGAGACAAGGAGTGAAAGGTCCTTTGACTATTGCTGCGGAGATATTTGAGTTGACTCCGTCTTTGGTTGTTGTGGAAGTTAAGAAGAAAGGAGGGGATAGAACTGAGTATGAAGAGTTTTGTAACAAGGAGTTGAAACCGAAGTTGCAGAACTTGACAGCTGATGATGAAGTAGATGAGCCTGTGGCGGCTTCAGCGGTTGATGAAACCGCGTCTATAGTGGCGAATTCTCCGCCGGTTTGTTTCTTGCCTTCTGACACTGAGTAG